From the genome of Arthrobacter alpinus, one region includes:
- a CDS encoding alpha-1,4-glucan--maltose-1-phosphate maltosyltransferase: protein MPRPGPGGGLRFGRIPITNVQPVIEDGAFPAKAVRGGDVQVRAVVFREGHDAVGVHAVLFNPSGVEVQRTRLESLGKGTDAWGGVVTPTSEGAWSFAVEGWTDLYATWAHNAAVKINAGVDVEVMLAEGAQLLATAAGESSHATDAKTFKHAAKALADGTLNTNDRLAAGNSGPVRAAVARFPLRDLVTRSRRYPLQVERDAAGRGAWYELFPRSEGARRNPDTGAWTSGNFTTAAHRLPAVAAMGFDVVYLPPIHPIGTINRKGPNNTLTAGPGDPGSPWAIGSAAGGHDAIHPDLGSFADFDAFVAAANDLDLEVALDLALQCAPDHPWATEHPEWFTTRIDGTIAYAENPPKKYQDIYPLNFDNDPAGLSTEILRIVRLWIDHGVRIFRVDNPHTKPVWFWEWLIGTVNAERPDVVFLAEAFTRPAMMAALGRAGFQQSYSYFTWRNTKEELEEYLFHVSRESAGYFRPNFFVNTPDILSEYLQFGGPAAFKIRAILAAMGSPLWGMYAGYELFEHVARPGAEENIDNEKYEYKDRDFAAFQAEGKSLAPFITALNRIRRAHPALLDLENLTLHTSSDDATLVFSKHKRIAATAQEPARKDTIIVVINVDPHSMRQGQVTLDLDALELDGLSAEGTFEVQDLVTGATWNWSKQNYFRLDAQLEPAHILHVRR from the coding sequence ATCCCGCGCCCCGGGCCGGGAGGGGGCCTGCGTTTTGGCAGGATTCCCATCACCAATGTCCAGCCGGTCATTGAGGATGGTGCCTTCCCGGCCAAGGCAGTACGCGGGGGCGACGTGCAGGTGCGTGCCGTGGTCTTCCGGGAAGGGCACGACGCCGTGGGCGTGCACGCCGTCCTCTTCAACCCCAGCGGGGTTGAAGTCCAGCGAACCCGCCTGGAGTCCCTGGGCAAAGGAACCGACGCCTGGGGAGGGGTGGTGACCCCGACCTCCGAGGGTGCCTGGTCGTTCGCCGTGGAGGGGTGGACGGATCTGTATGCCACCTGGGCCCACAACGCTGCGGTCAAAATCAATGCTGGCGTGGACGTCGAGGTCATGCTGGCGGAGGGTGCGCAGCTTCTGGCGACGGCGGCCGGGGAATCCTCCCACGCCACTGACGCCAAGACGTTCAAGCATGCGGCGAAGGCGCTCGCGGACGGCACGCTGAACACCAACGACCGCCTGGCTGCGGGAAACAGCGGGCCCGTGCGGGCCGCCGTCGCACGCTTCCCGCTGCGGGACCTGGTGACCCGCAGCCGGCGGTATCCCTTGCAGGTGGAGCGCGACGCCGCTGGCCGCGGTGCCTGGTACGAATTATTCCCCCGCTCCGAAGGCGCTAGGCGCAACCCTGACACTGGCGCCTGGACCAGCGGGAACTTTACGACGGCGGCCCACCGCCTCCCGGCCGTCGCCGCCATGGGCTTTGACGTGGTGTACCTGCCCCCCATCCACCCCATCGGCACCATCAACCGTAAGGGGCCCAACAACACGCTCACCGCAGGCCCGGGGGATCCGGGTTCGCCCTGGGCCATCGGCTCGGCAGCCGGCGGGCACGACGCCATCCACCCCGATCTGGGCAGCTTTGCCGACTTTGACGCGTTTGTGGCCGCCGCTAATGACCTGGACCTAGAGGTAGCCCTGGACCTGGCGTTGCAATGCGCACCTGACCACCCCTGGGCCACCGAGCATCCGGAATGGTTCACCACCCGCATCGACGGCACCATTGCGTACGCGGAAAACCCGCCCAAAAAGTATCAGGACATCTACCCGCTGAACTTTGACAATGACCCTGCCGGGCTGTCCACAGAGATCCTGCGGATAGTGCGCCTGTGGATTGACCACGGCGTGCGAATCTTCCGCGTGGACAACCCGCACACCAAGCCCGTCTGGTTCTGGGAATGGCTCATCGGCACCGTGAACGCAGAACGTCCGGACGTGGTGTTCCTAGCCGAGGCGTTCACGCGCCCGGCCATGATGGCAGCGCTTGGCCGGGCCGGCTTCCAACAGTCCTACAGCTACTTCACTTGGCGCAACACCAAGGAAGAGCTGGAGGAATACTTGTTCCACGTCAGCCGCGAATCGGCAGGCTACTTCCGGCCCAATTTCTTCGTCAACACCCCTGACATCCTCAGCGAGTACCTGCAATTCGGAGGCCCGGCGGCGTTCAAAATCCGCGCCATCCTGGCCGCCATGGGCAGCCCCCTATGGGGTATGTACGCCGGCTATGAGCTTTTTGAGCATGTGGCCAGGCCCGGCGCCGAGGAGAACATCGACAACGAGAAGTACGAGTACAAGGACAGGGATTTCGCGGCATTCCAGGCCGAGGGCAAGTCGCTGGCTCCGTTCATTACGGCGCTGAACAGGATCCGCCGGGCACACCCGGCTCTGCTGGATTTGGAGAACCTGACCCTACATACCAGTTCCGACGACGCCACGCTCGTGTTCAGCAAACACAAGCGGATTGCCGCCACAGCGCAGGAACCGGCACGCAAGGACACCATCATCGTGGTGATCAACGTCGACCCGCACAGCATGCGCCAAGGCCAGGTGACCCTGGATCTGGACGCGTTGGAACTGGACGGGCTCTCCGCCGAGGGCACCTTCGAGGTCCAGGACCTTGTCACGGGCGCCACCTGGAATTGGAGCAAACAAAACTATTTCCGCCTGGATGCACAGTTGGAACCCGCCCACATCCTGCACGTGCGGCGGTAG
- the glgP gene encoding alpha-glucan family phosphorylase, whose amino-acid sequence MKAIRRFTVRTVVPEQIGALPRLATNLRWSWHVPTRQLFESLDPALWEQAHHDPLAMLAAISREQLQALAQDPAVVARVEDAERSLTQYLSEPRWYQSLGAQAPQSIAYFSPEFGITEVLPQYSGGLGILAGDHLKTASDVGVPLTGVGLLYQAGYFKQSLSEDAWQKETYPLLDPDALPLTLLREEDGTPAILSLPLPEGRVLHAHIWRADVGRVPLLLLDSNVAQNDDAARGVTDRLYGGGGDHRLAQELLLGMGGVKALRIHARLTGTPAPEVFHTNEGHAGFLGIERIRELMDPALTSVPLSFNEALTAGRASTVFTTHTPVPAGIDRFPRGMIEYFFAGELAPGVPVDRILALGAENYDGGDPEVFNMAVMGLRLAQRANGVAKLHGVVSREMFSGLWPGFDHQDIPITSVTNGVHVPTWVDPQLAAMARERFGTDVLDGPDWSKVYDVSDADVWALRRRLRSALVADARRRLRSSWKKRGAADAQLAWTDAALDPDVLTIGFARRVPTYKRLTLMLRDPARLKALLLHPKHPIQLVIAGKSHPADDAGKKMIQDLVQFTDDPEVRHRIVFLPNYDIAMARTLFPGCDVWLNNPLRPLEACGTSGMKAAINGSLNLSVMDGWWDEHYDGENGWAIPTANRGTSDAERDDIESAALYELLENQVAPRFYGDVVSAAAGAAGPSQPQGDGLPSHWISMIRHTLAHLGPAVSAERMVKEYVQRLYQPAAVAGREAHAHDYASAREFAAWIESVRSAWGGVHIEHVESHGLADEPQIGQSLQVRANVHLAGLSPAEVSVLVKYGKVAENDELIDTRTLAMESATDLGGGRYQFAADLLIDRSGSFGYGVQVLPRHAAMASPAELGLTTTA is encoded by the coding sequence ATGAAGGCAATTCGTAGATTCACAGTCCGTACAGTTGTCCCCGAGCAGATCGGCGCCCTCCCCCGACTCGCCACCAACCTGCGGTGGTCCTGGCATGTGCCCACCCGACAACTCTTCGAATCCCTTGACCCCGCACTGTGGGAGCAGGCACACCACGATCCCTTGGCCATGCTCGCGGCGATCTCCCGCGAACAACTGCAGGCTTTGGCGCAGGACCCTGCTGTTGTTGCCCGGGTGGAGGATGCCGAGCGCAGCCTCACCCAGTATTTGTCCGAACCGCGGTGGTACCAGTCCCTAGGTGCGCAGGCACCACAGAGCATCGCCTACTTCTCCCCCGAATTCGGCATCACCGAAGTGCTCCCCCAATACTCTGGCGGCCTGGGAATCCTTGCCGGCGACCACCTCAAGACCGCCTCCGACGTCGGGGTGCCGCTGACCGGCGTCGGGCTCCTGTACCAGGCAGGCTATTTCAAGCAATCGCTGTCAGAGGATGCCTGGCAAAAAGAGACTTACCCGCTGCTGGACCCCGACGCCCTGCCCTTGACGCTGCTGCGAGAGGAGGACGGAACACCCGCCATTCTTTCGCTGCCACTGCCCGAGGGACGGGTGCTGCACGCCCATATCTGGCGTGCCGACGTGGGCCGGGTGCCGCTGCTGCTGCTGGATTCCAATGTGGCGCAGAACGACGACGCCGCCCGCGGTGTCACCGACCGGCTTTACGGTGGCGGAGGCGATCACCGCTTGGCGCAGGAACTGCTCCTGGGCATGGGCGGAGTTAAGGCCCTGCGCATCCACGCTCGGCTCACCGGCACGCCCGCGCCCGAAGTCTTCCACACCAATGAGGGCCACGCCGGGTTTCTGGGGATCGAGCGTATCCGCGAACTCATGGACCCGGCACTCACCTCCGTGCCGCTGTCTTTCAACGAGGCGCTGACCGCCGGGCGCGCGTCCACCGTGTTCACCACCCATACTCCGGTCCCCGCCGGAATCGACAGGTTCCCCCGCGGCATGATCGAGTACTTCTTTGCCGGCGAACTGGCCCCGGGCGTCCCGGTGGACCGGATCCTTGCCCTGGGCGCGGAGAACTACGACGGCGGCGACCCCGAGGTGTTCAACATGGCCGTCATGGGCCTTCGCCTGGCCCAGCGCGCCAACGGTGTGGCCAAGCTGCACGGTGTGGTCTCCCGGGAGATGTTCTCAGGCCTGTGGCCCGGCTTTGACCACCAGGACATCCCCATCACCTCCGTTACCAACGGCGTGCACGTGCCCACCTGGGTTGACCCGCAGCTGGCCGCCATGGCCCGGGAACGATTTGGCACAGATGTGCTGGATGGTCCGGACTGGTCCAAGGTCTATGACGTGAGCGACGCCGATGTCTGGGCCCTGCGCCGTCGTCTGCGCTCAGCGCTGGTGGCCGATGCCCGGCGTCGTCTGCGCTCCTCATGGAAAAAGCGCGGTGCCGCCGACGCCCAACTGGCCTGGACCGATGCGGCTCTGGACCCCGACGTGCTGACCATCGGCTTTGCCCGCCGCGTCCCCACCTACAAACGCTTGACCCTGATGCTGCGCGACCCCGCCCGCCTGAAGGCGTTGCTGCTGCACCCCAAGCACCCCATCCAGTTGGTGATCGCCGGGAAATCGCACCCTGCCGACGACGCCGGCAAGAAGATGATCCAGGACCTGGTCCAGTTCACCGATGACCCCGAGGTCCGTCACCGCATTGTGTTCTTGCCCAACTACGACATCGCCATGGCACGCACCTTGTTCCCCGGCTGCGACGTGTGGCTGAACAACCCCTTGCGCCCCTTGGAGGCCTGCGGCACCTCCGGCATGAAGGCGGCCATCAACGGTTCCCTGAACCTCTCCGTCATGGACGGTTGGTGGGATGAACACTACGACGGCGAGAATGGCTGGGCGATCCCCACAGCAAACCGTGGCACCAGCGATGCGGAACGGGACGACATTGAGTCCGCTGCCCTGTACGAGCTGTTGGAAAACCAGGTTGCACCGCGCTTTTACGGCGACGTGGTTTCGGCCGCCGCCGGCGCTGCCGGCCCGTCCCAGCCACAGGGCGACGGGCTGCCATCGCACTGGATTTCCATGATCAGGCACACCCTCGCCCACCTGGGCCCGGCCGTATCCGCCGAACGCATGGTCAAGGAATACGTGCAGCGACTCTACCAGCCAGCAGCCGTTGCCGGCCGGGAGGCGCATGCACACGACTATGCCAGCGCCCGCGAGTTTGCTGCGTGGATCGAGTCGGTCCGTTCGGCCTGGGGCGGGGTGCACATAGAGCATGTGGAATCCCACGGCCTCGCCGACGAACCGCAGATCGGCCAGAGCCTGCAAGTGCGGGCAAATGTGCACCTGGCCGGGCTGTCACCGGCGGAGGTGAGCGTCCTGGTCAAGTACGGCAAGGTTGCCGAAAACGACGAGCTGATCGACACCCGAACCCTGGCGATGGAGTCCGCCACCGATCTGGGCGGCGGACGCTACCAGTTCGCGGCCGACCTACTCATTGACCGCTCCGGCAGCTTTGGCTACGGCGTTCAGGTCCTCCCCCGGCACGCCGCCATGGCTAGCCCCGCCGAGTTGGGCCTGACCACCACGGCGTAA
- the glgB gene encoding 1,4-alpha-glucan branching protein GlgB: MDTPLLELLTPWLVRQRWYPLKDSSGHGSKVRVAGALELPSPTPGVRFRVMLLAVEPESPSSPAEDPSDAGVPVTLQVPVGIYNRAQEQLPQASLIGSLGAAGWVYEAMVDPHFMNAWLAGIFGSVPLAQVQAWHSDTLRTVSPSVTGLRVLGAEQSNTSVVFELAGQALIAKFFRVLHTGLHPEVEVGRALAHAQNPFVPQLHAAVTLLPGYTTLFVIHSFVTGARNGWESALVAASKGIDFTAQACSIGQALAQVHGGLRSTMGVTTCPEDQRGAFVEAIIARLTWAWGLAGSAVGSYEQILQEVMAALRAVGELPELQRIHGDLHLGQLLHATEQGGQRWYILDFEGEPLRPLADRRQLDVPLRDVVGMLRSFDYAGAQALRSHSVTAGQADGWVAACGAAFLDGYRSALPACGGDSIDEESALFMALWLDKALYEVVYELANRPNWVEVPVKAVQDFFQSRESSVDMGHKKTAPLEVDAGVLASVSEGRYHAPHSVLGAHLSISPEGQELLTIRTLRHLAEAVSVVSAAGSTPMTHEYGGVWVAVLPVEEAGHVPDYRLDVLYSDGLRRVDDPYRYLPTVGELDLHLMAEGRHETLWTVLGAHVHRYHSSLGEVAGVGFAVWAPGVAAVRVVGEFNGWDGRAHAMRSLGTSGVWELFIPDAAVGDRYKFEILTEQGQWLQKADPMAYGTEVPPLTASRVVESTYSFKDSAWMAARAKRDPHNSPMSVYEVHLGSWRKGLGYKELATDLVEYVKWLGFTHVEFMPVSEHPFGGSWGYQVTSYFAPTSRFGHPDEFRFLVDSLHQGGIGVIMDWVPAHFPKDEWALANFTGRALYEHANPQLGEHPDWGTLIFDFGRNEVRNFLVANALYWMEEFHIDGLRVDAVASMLYLDYSREEGQWSPNRYGGRENLEAVSLLQEMNATAYRCNPGIVTIAEESTAFPGVTAPTSAGGLGFGIKWNMGWMHDSLTYMAEDPINRGWHHNQITFSLVYAFTENFLLPISHDEVVHGKGSLLRKMPGDRWQQLANLRAYLAFQWAHPGKQLIFMGTEFGQEAEWSEQHGLDWWLAETPQHHGIQLLIKELNAVYSQVAALHELDNTPEGFGWINGGDTANNVLSFIRWDSAGNPLVCIINFAGVAYEGFRVGLPLPGEWQEVLNTDHAEYGGSNVRNAGVITADGEAWDGQPSSVALRIPPLGALYLRPATG, translated from the coding sequence GTGGACACCCCGCTCCTTGAGTTGCTGACACCGTGGCTGGTGCGCCAGCGCTGGTACCCGCTCAAGGACTCCTCCGGCCACGGATCCAAGGTGCGCGTGGCCGGCGCGTTGGAGCTCCCCTCGCCCACGCCAGGGGTGAGGTTCCGTGTCATGCTGCTCGCCGTCGAGCCTGAGAGCCCGTCAAGCCCGGCGGAGGACCCCTCCGACGCCGGAGTGCCAGTGACGCTGCAGGTTCCAGTTGGGATATACAACAGGGCCCAGGAGCAGTTGCCGCAGGCGTCCCTGATCGGCTCCCTGGGGGCGGCCGGCTGGGTCTATGAGGCAATGGTTGACCCCCACTTCATGAACGCCTGGCTGGCCGGAATTTTTGGGTCAGTTCCTCTGGCGCAGGTACAGGCATGGCACAGCGACACCCTGCGGACAGTGTCGCCCTCCGTGACAGGGCTGCGGGTTCTTGGGGCCGAACAATCCAACACCTCTGTGGTGTTTGAGCTTGCCGGGCAGGCGCTCATCGCCAAGTTCTTCAGGGTCCTGCACACCGGGCTCCACCCCGAAGTGGAGGTTGGCCGGGCACTGGCCCACGCGCAGAACCCGTTTGTTCCACAACTCCATGCCGCCGTGACGCTCCTGCCCGGCTACACGACACTTTTCGTCATCCACAGCTTTGTCACCGGAGCGCGCAACGGGTGGGAAAGTGCGTTGGTGGCGGCATCAAAGGGGATCGATTTCACCGCACAGGCATGCTCCATCGGCCAGGCCCTGGCCCAGGTCCATGGCGGGCTGCGTAGCACCATGGGGGTCACTACCTGCCCGGAGGATCAGCGTGGAGCGTTTGTGGAGGCGATCATCGCACGGCTCACGTGGGCCTGGGGACTGGCAGGGTCCGCCGTCGGATCTTATGAGCAGATCCTCCAGGAGGTGATGGCGGCGTTGCGTGCGGTGGGTGAGCTACCAGAGCTGCAGCGCATCCATGGTGATTTGCACCTGGGCCAATTGCTGCACGCCACCGAACAGGGAGGGCAGCGCTGGTACATCCTTGACTTTGAGGGTGAACCGTTGCGCCCCCTGGCCGACCGGAGGCAACTGGATGTGCCCCTGCGGGACGTGGTGGGCATGTTGCGCTCCTTTGACTACGCGGGCGCGCAAGCACTGCGCAGCCATTCCGTCACCGCCGGCCAGGCCGACGGCTGGGTCGCGGCCTGCGGTGCGGCGTTCCTGGACGGTTACCGGAGTGCACTGCCAGCTTGCGGCGGTGACAGCATTGATGAAGAGTCGGCCCTATTCATGGCATTGTGGCTGGATAAGGCGCTCTACGAGGTGGTTTACGAGCTGGCGAACCGGCCCAATTGGGTGGAGGTTCCGGTGAAGGCTGTTCAGGATTTTTTTCAATCAAGGGAAAGTAGTGTGGACATGGGACACAAGAAGACAGCCCCCCTGGAGGTCGACGCAGGAGTTTTGGCGAGTGTGTCCGAGGGCCGCTACCACGCGCCACACTCGGTGCTTGGCGCGCATCTGAGCATCAGCCCGGAGGGTCAGGAACTTCTCACCATCCGCACATTGCGCCACCTAGCAGAAGCCGTTTCAGTGGTGTCCGCGGCAGGAAGCACCCCCATGACGCATGAGTACGGTGGTGTCTGGGTTGCTGTGCTGCCGGTGGAGGAGGCCGGTCACGTCCCCGACTACCGGCTCGACGTCCTTTACTCCGACGGCCTGCGCCGCGTCGATGATCCTTACCGGTACCTGCCCACAGTGGGTGAGCTCGATTTGCACCTGATGGCCGAGGGGCGGCACGAGACCCTGTGGACCGTCTTGGGCGCGCACGTCCACCGCTACCATTCCAGCCTGGGCGAGGTGGCCGGCGTCGGGTTCGCGGTCTGGGCACCCGGGGTCGCCGCGGTGAGGGTCGTTGGCGAGTTCAACGGCTGGGACGGGCGGGCCCACGCCATGCGCAGTCTGGGAACCAGCGGCGTCTGGGAACTGTTTATCCCCGATGCGGCCGTCGGGGATCGCTACAAGTTTGAGATCCTCACCGAGCAAGGGCAATGGCTGCAAAAGGCCGACCCCATGGCGTATGGGACCGAGGTCCCGCCACTGACAGCCTCACGGGTGGTGGAATCCACCTACTCCTTCAAGGACTCTGCGTGGATGGCTGCCCGCGCAAAACGGGATCCGCACAATTCGCCCATGAGTGTCTACGAGGTGCACCTGGGCTCGTGGCGGAAGGGCCTGGGATACAAGGAGTTGGCCACCGACCTTGTGGAGTACGTGAAATGGCTCGGCTTCACCCATGTGGAGTTCATGCCCGTCTCTGAACACCCCTTCGGCGGGTCGTGGGGCTACCAGGTGACGTCGTACTTTGCGCCCACCTCCCGTTTTGGTCATCCCGACGAGTTCCGGTTCCTGGTCGATTCACTGCACCAGGGCGGCATCGGCGTCATCATGGACTGGGTGCCGGCTCATTTCCCCAAGGACGAATGGGCGCTGGCAAACTTCACGGGCAGGGCGTTGTATGAACACGCCAACCCGCAATTGGGTGAGCACCCCGACTGGGGAACGCTCATCTTCGATTTTGGCCGCAACGAGGTACGGAACTTTCTGGTGGCCAACGCGCTGTACTGGATGGAGGAGTTCCACATTGACGGACTCCGCGTGGATGCCGTCGCCTCCATGCTTTACCTTGACTACTCCCGTGAGGAAGGGCAGTGGAGCCCCAACCGCTACGGCGGCAGGGAAAACTTGGAGGCTGTGAGCTTACTGCAGGAAATGAACGCCACGGCGTACCGCTGCAACCCGGGCATCGTCACCATTGCTGAAGAGTCCACGGCCTTCCCCGGGGTTACGGCGCCCACCAGTGCCGGCGGGCTCGGCTTCGGTATCAAATGGAACATGGGCTGGATGCACGATTCCCTGACCTACATGGCCGAAGACCCCATCAACCGAGGCTGGCACCACAACCAGATCACCTTTTCACTGGTGTACGCCTTCACCGAGAACTTCCTGCTCCCCATCAGTCACGACGAGGTGGTTCACGGCAAGGGCTCGCTCCTGCGCAAAATGCCCGGCGACCGCTGGCAGCAACTTGCCAATCTACGCGCCTACCTGGCTTTTCAATGGGCGCATCCTGGCAAGCAGTTGATCTTCATGGGCACCGAATTTGGTCAGGAGGCCGAGTGGAGCGAACAACATGGACTCGACTGGTGGCTGGCGGAGACCCCGCAGCACCACGGGATCCAGCTGCTGATCAAGGAACTCAACGCTGTCTACTCGCAGGTTGCCGCCCTGCACGAACTGGATAACACCCCGGAGGGCTTCGGCTGGATCAACGGAGGGGACACCGCCAACAACGTTCTGTCCTTTATTCGCTGGGACAGTGCTGGGAATCCGCTGGTGTGCATTATCAATTTCGCCGGGGTCGCTTACGAAGGATTCCGGGTGGGCTTGCCGCTGCCTGGTGAATGGCAGGAGGTCCTGAACACCGACCATGCTGAGTATGGCGGTTCCAATGTCCGCAATGCAGGGGTGATCACGGCCGACGGCGAAGCCTGGGATGGCCAGCCGTCCTCCGTTGCGCTGCGGATCCCACCCCTGGGAGCCCTTTATCTCAGGCCCGCGACGGGCTGA